From the genome of Gryllotalpicola protaetiae:
TCCTCGACGACGAGGCGAAGGAGCGGCTCACCGTCGCCCTCGGCGCACGGCACTTCGTCGACGTCGCAGGGCCGCTCGGCTGGCAGCACTCGGCCACGAATCTCGGCCGGGTCGGGCCGGCCGCGCCGCTCGGCGAGGGCGTCATCGGGCGCAGCCGGCGCGTGCTGCCGCTCACCGAGCTGCGCGCAGACTTCCAGCTGCCGCAGAACGAGTTGCTCGACGCCACCCGTGGCGCAGCCGATGTCGACCTGGGCAGCCTCGATCTGGCCGCCCACCGCATCGCGAGCGCCGAGAACGAGGCGGTGTTCCACGGCTGGGAAGCGGCGGGCATCGTCGGCATCATCCCGTCGTCGCCGCACGAGCCGCTGGTGCATGATCCCGGCGCGATCGGCTTCGAGACGGTCGCCGCGACGGCCGTCGCGACACTCAAGAGTGCCGGCATCGACGGCCCGTACGGCCTCGCGCTCTGCCCCGACGACTGGACCGCGGTCATCGAGGCGACCGACCGCGGCTACCCGCTGCTTCGGCACCTCGGCGACGTGCTCGAGGGGCCGATCGAGTGGATCCCCGGCATCCACGAGAGTGTTGTGCTGTCGACCCGCGGCGGCGACTGGCTGCTCGAGCTCGGCGAGGACCTGTCGCTCGGCTACGCGAGCCACACCGCCGAGTCGGTCAGCCTGTACCTGGAGGAGAGCCTGAGCTTCCGCGTCGCCACGCCGGAGGCCGCGGTCGCGATCCGCACCAGGACCTAGCGTGGCGGCTCTCAGAACCGGGCGACGAGTCGGCCGGTGACCTGGTTCGGGACCATCCAGCAGGTCACCGAGGATCACGCCGCCGTCGAGCTCGTCTCGCGGCACGGCAACGCAGTGCGCATGGTCGCGCCGCATCGACGAACGAACCGCCTGATCTACGACGTCACCGCCGACCAGGTGATCGTCCTGCAGGCGCGCGACCACTACTGACGAGCCCAGGGCACTAGGGGCCTCGGACAAATGCGTGATTCTGCGTATTTATCGCGATGGGTGCCGCGGGCAAGACTCAGAACATGCCAGCTACCGCGCTTCCGCCGAGCGGCGAATCGCCGCTGACCGACCTCAAGACCTGCGATGCGCGCGGGATGCTTGAGGTCCATCGCGCCTTCCGGAAGGGCTTCGACGAGGCCATCGGCCTCATCGACGGGGTCTCATCGGGCGACACCGCTCACGCCGACGTCGTCGCCCAGCAGCTCATGTTGATGTCCACCACCCTGCACGCCCATCACGAAAGCGAGGATGAGCACCTGTGGGACATGCTCGACCAGCGCGCACCATCCTGCGCCGCTCACGTCGGTCGGATGAAGGCGCAGCACGCGCAGATGGTCGTGCACCTGGAAGCCCTCAACCGTGCGCTGCCGGCTTGGCGAGCAAGCGCATCGGCGACCGACGCGGCACCGCTGCGCGCCGCGCTCCAAGGGGTGTCGGAATCCCTTGCCACGCACCTGCCTGATGAGGAAGCCAACATCGTCCCGGTTATCGAGCAGGTCGTCACCAAGAAGGAGATCGACTGGTTCGCCGAGCACGGCCGGAATTCGACCCCCAAGGGGCAGGGCTGGTACATGCTCGGCGCGATCATCTCCGCCCAGCCGGGCGGTGGCCGGGACTGGGTGAAGCAGAACCTGCCCGCTCCTGGCCGCCTCGCCTGGCGACTGGTCGGCGCTCCGCGCTATGCCAAGTACCGCGCCGCTCTGGAGGGCCGCAGCAGCTGAGAGGGAGCCCGGCTATTCGCGCAACTCGAACGGGACGATGCCGTGCTGCGTCCCGTTGATCTGCAGCTCGATGCCATGCTCGCCCGGGTAGTGGATCCGTGTCGTCATCTGGCGCAGCGCGTGCCGCTTCGCGACGTCGCCGCGTCCAGCTCGCCCTGCTCAACCATGTCTAGGAGGGGTAAAGACGTGCCACCGCTCAGCTCCACCTCCGCCCGTGGGAAACGCTCGTGGAATAGTGAGAGCAGATCAGGGACAACAGTTTCCTCGAGCTCACGCTCCAAGGCTCGTACCTGCTGACTGATCGACGGCTGCGATACATGCGCGCGAAACGCCGCACGGGTGAAGGACTTCTCCTCAGCCACGGCGACGAAGTACTCAAGCGCTCGAAGCTCCACGTGGTCACTAAGTCGTCACGGCCGATCTCCACCGCTTGGCATCTCCAGTGACGTTCCGAGGAAGCTCGAGCGGGATTCTCTCGTTCATCGCCGAGCGACCCGATAGCTCGTCACCGTGAGCGATGCAGGGTCCACGCCGGCCACGGTCACGTCGACCTGGTCGCCGTCGCGCAGATCGAAGCAGTTGTCCGATAGCCGCATTCCCGGAGTCGTGTGCTCGATGCGGACCTGATAGGCGTAGCCGCGGCTCGCGATCTGCAGACCGCCCCTCGTCCCGACGACGGAGAGCTCAGGCGTCGGCAGCTCCAGGGCGCCGACCTCGGCGAAGTGCTTCCGCGCGGCCGGGAAGACACCGGAGGGGCTCGACGCCCAGGCGTAGTGCCGCGCGTCGCGCGGCACCTCGATCGTCGGGATCTCGAGCACGCGAACGGACTGCCCCGTCTCGGCACGCCCGATCACCCGCCGGGTGGCGCGGTCGCTCCCGTCGAAGGCGCCGATCTCCACGTCGATGTCGACGTCGACGGCTTCGCGCGCGTTGTTCACGAGCCACAGCTCGAGGCCGCCGTCAGCCGTATCCGTGAAGCTCACCGCGACCGGTGCGCTCGCGCGCCTGGCCGCATAGTAGGCGGCCTTGGGCACGCCGTCGAAGTCGATGATCGACCAGCTGAAACCCGGCCAGACGTCGTTGAACTGCCACATCAGCGCACCCGCCGTCTCCGGCTGGCGGCGGCGGTAGTGCTCGATTCCGAACAGCATGCCCTCGGCCTGCGCCGCCTGTGTGAAGGCGATGTACTCGTCGATGCCCTGCGGCAGCCCGGTGGTCACGGCGAGCAGCTCGTCGCCCTTGTCCTTCGGGGTGTCCTTGTTGTGCAGGTCGAAGACGGGTGAGTGCACCTCCAGCTCGTCGCCGAGCCAGCGTTGCAGCGTCGCCCGCTCGGGGGCTGCGTGGATGCCGAACTCCGAGACGAAGCGCGCGGTGTCGTAGGCGTAGCGCCGCCAGTGCCGGGCATCACCGATCGTCGGGTACTCGTCGGGGCCGATGGTCATGCCGGGGATGACCATGCCGTGCCAGACCTCCCAGGTGTGGCGGTCGCCGTCGTCCGTGCCGTTGATCGAAAGGATGCCCTGGCCTTCGCCGTACGGACTGCCCGGCCAGTAGGGGGTGAGTCCATCGTGAGCGGCGACCGCAGCAGGCAGCGTCTCCATGAAGAAGTGCCAGCCCCAGTCGCCCTCGTCGACGCTCTGGTAGGCGGCGAGGTGCAGCACCTGCACCTCGTTGTTGCCGGCCCACAGGGCGAGGCTCGCCCGGTTGCGCAGGCGGCGCACCTGATAGGCGGCCTCGAGCTCGACCTCGCGCCGCAGCATCGCGTCGGCGTCGGGGTAGTCGACGCAGGCGAACATGAAGTCCTGCCACACGAGAACACCCAGCTCGTCGCAGGCGGCATAGAACGCGTCGTGCTCGTAGATGCCGCCGCCCCAGACGCGCAGCATGTTGAGGTTGCCCTCGCGGGCACGCAGCACGCGATCGCGCTGGGTCTGCGCGCTCACCGAGCCGACGAGGGTGCTCGCGGGCAGCCAGGCCGCCCCGCGGGCGAAGACCGGCACCCCGTTGAGCACGAACTGGAAGCGACGGGAGTCCGTCGTGCCACGGTCCAGTTCGATCGTGCGCAGGCCGATGCGGTCCGTCACTGTGTCGACGACCGCGTCACCCTCGCGCAATTCGACGGACGCCTCGTGCAGCACCGGTTCGCCGAGGTCGTGCGTCCACCACAGCTCGGGGTCGATGAGCTCGAACTCGGTCGTGCCTGCACCGTCCGCGCCGAGCCGCAGCTCGGTCTCGAAGGTGCGGCCGCTCGGCGCGGTGAGGCGGACGTGCGCGCTGCGGGTGGCCGCGGTCACGGCATCCGTCTCGACCCGGACCCGGACCGTCCCCGAGGCGTGGTCGGCCGCGAGCGAGGTGAGCGCGATGTGGTGGCCGGTGATGACGGTTACAGAAGAACGACAGACCCTCTCACAGAGCCGGGGCATGCACTGCGTCGACGAGCCCGGCAAGCTCAGGAAGTTTGGATGCCTCAGATAGTGCTTCTTCGAGGGCTCGGTCGTGGGTGGGACGTGCGTCTTCAAGGAGCGCCAGGCCTACGGCGGTCAGTTCGGTGTAGATGCCGCGACGGTCGTCGACGCAGAGGATCCGGGTGAGCAGGCCGCGGTCCTCGAGGCGGGTCACCAGGCGGGTCGTGGCACTGCTCGAGAGTGCGGCGGCGCGGGCGAGCTGCTGCATGCGCATGTGCCAGCCGTCCTGACGGCTGAGTGCGTCGAGCACGGTGAACTCGACAACGGAAAGCTGGTGCCTGGCCTGCAGCTCGCGCTCGAGCCTGGCCTCGATGAGCCCGTGGAGGGCGGCGAGCGTGCGCCACCCGCGCGAACGGACCTCCACCGCGTCGTCGGCAATACCCATGTGCGCCTCCTCCCGGGCGAGCCTTAGTCTATCAGCTTGCGCAGATAACAGGCGTGTGCAAACATATTCGTTGCGCTTGCAATTAATGCACACGCGCTTTCTTGCGCACGCACAGCATAATCCACCATCTTCCAGGAAGGACCCCTCCATGCCCGCTGCCCTCTACGCCCTCGCACTCGGCGGCTTCGGCATCGGCCTGACGGAGTTCGTCATCATGGGCCTGCTGCCCGAGGTGGCCACCGACTTCGGCGTGACCGAGACCGTCGCCGGCTACCTCATCTCCGGCTACGCCCTCTCAGTCGCGGTCGGCGGCGTCGTGCTCACCGCACTCCTGCGGCGTGTCGACCGGAAGAAGGCGCTGCTCGGGCTGCTCATCCTCTTCATCGCCGGAAACCTGCTCTCCGCGGTCGCGCCCAGCTATGACCTCATGCTCATCGGCCGGATCATCGCCGCGCTGTGCCACGGCGCATTCTTCGGCATCGGCGCGGTCGTCGCCGCGGATCTGGTGCCGGAGAACAAGCGCGCGGCCGCCATCGCCGTGATGTTCACCGGCCTCACGGTCGCGAACGTCGCCGGAGTGCCGCTCGGCACCTTCCTCGGCCAGGCGGCGGGCTGGCGCTCGACTTTCTGGGCCATCACCGCGATCGGCGTGATCGCGTTCTTCGGCATCCTCGTGCTCGTCCCGGCAACCCCTGCGGACCACGGCGGACGCAGTGTGCTCGAGGAGTTCCGTATCTTCCGGAGCGTGCAGGTGTGGCTCTCCATGCTCGTCACGGTGCTCGGCTACGGCGGCATGTTCGGCGCGTTCAGCTACATCGCGTTCACGCTCACCGAGGTCGGGGGATTCGCCTCATCCACGGTGCCGTGGCTGCTCGTCCTCTTCGGCGTCGGACTGTTCGCCGGCAACCTGCTCGGCGGCCGCTTCGCCGACCGCAACCTCGTGACCACGCTCATCGTGCTCATGGCCGCCCTGACGGTCATCCTCGCCGGCTTCGCCCTCACCGCCGGTTCCAAGCCGGCGACGCTGGCCGCGCTCGTGCTCATGGGCGGCTTCGGCTTCGCCACGGTGCCCGGACTGCAGATGCGGATCATGAACCACGCCGCCGACGCCCCCACGCTGGCGTCGGGCGCGAACATCGCCGCGTTCAACATCGGCAACGCCTTCGGCGCATGGGTCGGCGGTCTGACGCTGGCCGCGGGCCTCGGCTACACCTCGCCGTTGTGGGCCGGCGCCGCCGTCACCCTCGCCGGGCTCGTCGCCTACCTCATCGCAGCCCGAGTACGCGGCGGCGAGCTCGCGAAATCCCCGGCGCTCGCCCGCTAGACCAGCCACCGCCACTCACTCCCACCCCGTCACAATCGAGAGGAATCCCATGTCCACGATCCCCACGATCACCCTGAACAACGGCGTGAGCATGCCGCAGCTCGGCTTCGGCGTCTTCCAGGTGCCCGACGACCAGGCCCAGCAGGCCGTCGAGACCGCCCTTGAGGCCGGCTACCGCAGTATCGACACCGCCGCCATCTACGGCAACGAGCGCGGCGTCGGCCGGGCGCTCGCCGCAGCGGGCCTGCCTCGCAACGAGGTCTTCGTCACCACCAAGCTGTGGACCGACGACCTCGGCGCCGGCCGCGCCCGCACCGCGCTCGAAGCGAGCCTCGACCGCCTCGGCCTCGAGCGCGTCGACCTGTACCTGATCCACTGGCCGGCACCGGCCACCGATGCCTACCTCGAGACCTGGCAGGAGTTCGCCGGTCTCGTCGAGACGGGCCTGACTCGTGTGATCGGGGTCTCCAACTTCCTTCCAGAGCATCTGGAGCGCGTGGCCGGGCTCGGGGGCGTGATCCCTGCCGTCAACCAGATCGAGTTGCATCCTGCCCTGCAGAACCGCGAGACCGTCGCCGCGAACGCCCACCACGGGATCGCGACCGAGGCCTGGAGCCCGCTGGCCCAGGGGGCGGTGCTCGATGAGCAGGCCGTCACCCAGGCGGCAGCCGCGCACCGGGTCACGCCGGCCCAGGTGGTGCTGCGCTGGCACTTGCAGCACGGCAACATCGTGATCCCGAAGTCCGTGACGCCTGCCCGGATCGCAGCGAACCTCGACGTGTTCAGCTTCGATCTCACGGGCGAGGAGATCGCAGGGATCGACGCGCTCGAGCGCGACGGCCGCACCGGTCCGCACCCGGCCGCGTTCAACGGCTGACCGGAGCGAGCACAGCAATGGCACGACCAGGTCACTCAAACCGGCCTGTCGATCGACCAGACACCTACATCCCGTCGCCCGACCGCAGGAAGTTCAGCCGATAGCGGCTCGGAGAGGCGCAGAGCTTCCGCCTCGTCGACCCATTTACCGGGATGTACGCCGCCAACCTCGACATCAGACCCGACGCAGCCAAAGGCGAGGTTCCTGACATCGTCTTTGGTAAAGGAATCGTCCTGAAGCAGGGATCCCTGCACCGGTCGCGTCCTCGCCGGCCTCAAGCGCCCGAGCGACAAGCCGGAACACCGCCGCGACACCGCTTGATCGAAGACTCCTCGAACAACGCGTCGGGGACATGCCAGCATCGCTCGAATAGCCAGCACGAAGGAAGCTCCTGGGTGACCACCCAGGGGCTTCCTTCGTCTCCGAGTCTTCAGGACAGCCCAGTGCTCCGCGATCAGGATTCGAACCTGAACTTAACGGCTCCAAAGGCCGTCGTGCTGCCGTTACACCATCGCGGAATGGCGGTCTAAGTCTGCCATCTCGGGCGCCGATAAGCTGACCGCATGCCCGCCCCGCAGGACGAAGTCGACCGCATCGTCGACGCCTGGCTGCGCGAACGCCCCGACCTCGATTTCACGCCGCTGCAGGTGCTCTCGCGAGTCGACCGGCTCTCTCGCCACCTCGAGGCGGCACGCAAGCAGGCGTTCACCCGCTCGAGCCTGCAGTCGTGGGAGTTCGACGTGCTCGCCGCCCTGCGCCGCGCCGGCGCGCCCTATCAGCTCTCGCCGAAGGCACTGCTGCAGCAGACACTGGTTTCCTCAGGCACGATGACGAACCGCATCGACCGGCTCGTCGAGCGTGGCTTCGTTCAGCGATCGAGCGACCCGGCCGACGGTCGCGGGGTACTGGTGCGGATGACGCGCTCGGGGCTCACGCACGTCGATGCGGCCATCACGCGCCTGGTCGACGCCGAGGCAGGCATCCTGAACAATCTCGGCGCAGCCGACCGCAGCCGTCTCTCGACGCTGCTGCGCAAGCTCACCGTCGATTTCGACGAGTCGGCGAAGTAGCCGGCCCTACACGTCAACCGGCTCGAGGCGCGCGGCGCGGCGCGCGGCAGCGGCGAGGTCCTCGAGCAGTGCGGCGGTGTCGTCCCACCCGATGCAGGCGTCGGTGATCGACTTGCCGTAGACGAGGCCGGCGAGCCCGGCATCCGTCAGCTTCTGCGCGCCGGGCTCGATGAAGCTCTCGACCATGACGCCCGCGATCGGCTCGCCGTCGGCGATCTGCGCGGCGAGCTCGTGCGCGACCTCGAGCTGGCGGATGTGGCTCTTGCCGCTGTTCGCGTGGCTCGCGTCGACGATGATGCGCGGCGAGAGGCCGGCGCGCGCGAGCAGCCGCGCCGAGTGGATCACATTGTGGGTGCCGTAGTTCGGCCCGAAGCGGCCGCCACGCAGGATGATGTGGCCCGCGTTGTTGCCGCGCGTCGTGACGACCGAGGCGCGGCCGTCGTCGTCGATGCCGAAGGTGGTGTGCTGTTGGGCCGCCACCGTGACGCCGTCGATCGCGACCTGAACGTCGCCGTCTGTGGCGTTCTTGAAGCCGATCGGCATGCCGAGGCCCGAGGCCATCTGGCGGTGGATCTGGCTCTCGGTCGTGCGCGCCCCGATGGCACCCCACGCGACCAGGTCGGAGATGTAGGAGGGGCTGACCGGCTCGAGGAACTCGGTGCCGGTCGGCAGGCCGAGCTCGACGATGTCGAGCAGCAGCTTGCGGGCGACGCGCAGGCCGGTCGCGATGTCGTGCGTGCCGTTCAGCTGCGGGTCGTTGATGAGGCCCTTCCACCCGCCGGTCGAACGCGGCTTCTCGAAGTACACGCGCATCACGATCAGCACGTCGTCCTTGAGCTTCTCGGCGATCGGCGCGAGGCGCCGCGCGTAGTCGAGGGCCGCCGCGGGGTCGTGCACACTGCACGGGCCGACGACGACGAGCAGGCGGTCGTCCTGCTCCTGCATGATCGCGTCGATCTCGGCACGGTGCCGGGCGATGCGAGCGGATGCCTCAGGGCTGATCGGCAGCTCGGCCTTGAGCTGGTTCGGGGTGGGCAGCGGCTCGAAGGTCGCCGCGCCGAGGTCGTTGGACATCTGGTTCCTCTTCTCCCTTCCCGGCGGAAGGCCCGCAGCCCCGCCTAGAAAGACGAATGGCAGAGATCGAAGTCTCTGCCGGGCTGAAGGTGGGGTTCTGGTTGTCTCAGAGAGCCGGCACCTCAGCCGGGGACTCATAGACATACCAGAAGCGGTTCATGCCGCTGAGGTTATCACGGTGCGCACGGTACGGCTTCGCGGCGTGTCCCCTGGCGGCACGAGCACACCGTGACCACTATGGGGGCCATGTCCACTGATGTCGGCGGCGAGTGGAACCGCGACGCCGCCTACCACCCCTGGATCCAGCGCATCGCGGCGGAGCACGCCGGCGACGTGCTCGACGTGGGCTGCGGCGACGGGCTGCTCGCACAGCGGCTGGCGGAGGTCTCGCGTTCCGTCATCGGCATCGACAAGGACCCCGTCGCGATCGCGCAGGCGCACAAGCGGCTCTGCATGGTGCCGAACACGGACGCCGCCGTGTCGGAGTTCGGCACGGAATGGGGCCTCGTCCCCGGCAGCTACGACGTCGTCACGATGGTGTCTGCATTGCACGAGCTACCGCTCGTCCCGACACTCGAGCGCGTCGTCGACCTGCTGAAGCCGGGCGGCACGCTCGTGGTCGTCGGAGTGACCGCGCCGGCGACGGTCGTCGACCGGGCGGTGGAATGGGCGTCGGTTCCCTACTCGCGTGCCCTCGAGCTCTTCTATACCTGGCGCGGCATGTATCGGCCAGAGTTCGCGTCGGCGCAACCGGCGAAGCCCGCCTATTCCTTCGCAGATGTGGCGGACGCCGCGGCCGAACTGCTGCCGGGGGCGGAGCTGCACCGCGGGCTGCTCGGCCGGTATCGCCTGCGGTGGGCGAAGCCGGTGACGGTGGCCGCCCCGGAGGCCGAGCTCGGGGCGATGGCGGCCGCGGCGATCCAGGACAGACCGGACGGCGAATCCCTCGATGAGCAGGACGCGCACGTGCTCGCCCGCGACGACGTCGACGAGCTGTCGCACCTGTTCGACCAGACGCGCGAAGTGCCGACGATCGAGCCCGGGCCCGTGCGCCGCAGCGCCTAACCTCGAGTGATGACCGAGGCCTCTGCCGGCACGACCGACTTTGCGGCGCTCGCCGATGCGGCGTGGCCCGCCCTCGAGCGGGCGGAGGCCGGCGGCTGGCAGATGCGCTTCGCCGCCGGCGTCACAAAGCGCGCGAACTCGGCGTGGTGGGTCGGGAACGAAGCCGACACGTCGCCAGACGCGCTGGCCGCCGTCGAGATCGCCTACCGCGAGCGCGGCCTCCCGCCGCTGTTCCAGCTCTCCGCCGCGCAGGGCGGCGCGCGCGCCCGGCTGATCGGGCGCGGCTACCGAGCCCTGGACGAGACGCTGGTGCTCGCGGCATCCCTCGCCGCACGCGAGACCGTGCCGGATGACGGGGTCGAGCTCGCCGACGAGCCCGGCGACGAGTGGCTCGCCGTGTGGTGGTCGGTCGACGGGCGCGGCGGCGAGGCCGAGCTCGAGACCGCACGCCGCATCCTCACGGGCGTTCCCGCCGTGTATGCCGCTCTGCGCATAGACGGTGCGCTGGTGGCGGTCGCGCGGCTCGCACCGGTTGGCGAGTGGGGTGGTCTGTACTGCGTCGCCACGCTGCCCGAGCACCGCAGGCGCGGGTATAGCGAGCGGGTGGTCGCTGCAGCACTCGCGGCGGGCGCCGAACACGGGGTGACGGATGCCTGGCTGCAGGTGCTCGCCCGCAACCAGGCCGCCGCCGCCCTCTACGCGCGGTTCGGCTTCGCGGAGGTCGACCGATACGAGTACCTGGTCGGCGCGCTCAGGCTGCCGCCGGCCGCAGCGTGCCGGGCGTAGTCGCCCGCCGAGACGCGCCGAGATGGGAGGAACCGGCGCGATAGCGCCCTTTCAGCGCGTCTCAGCGCGGCGTCAGGCCTCGAGCTGCTCCGAGAGCTCGAGCCAGCGGGTCTCGAGGTCGGCGAGCTCGGATTCGAGCGTGCGCAGCCCGTCGGTGAGCGCGCCGAGGCCCACGTAGTCCGACTGATCGTGCGCGGCCAGCTTGTCGTGGGCCGTCGCGATGTCGGCCTGAAGTCGCGCGATGCGCCGATCGATCGACGCCACTTCCTTCTCAGCATTTCGCCGGTCGGCGCCCGAGAGCCCTGAACTCCCGTGGTCTCCATTCGCGCCCTGCGCGAGCCGACCAACGGAGGCCGGCGCGGCGGTGCCCGAAGCATCCGCCGTCTGCTGCGCACGCCTCAGGCGCAGGTACTCGTCGACCCCGCCCGGCAGATGGCGCAGGTGCGCGTCGAGGATCGCGAACTGCTGGTCCGTGACCCGCTCGAGCAGGTACCGGTCGTGCGAGACCACGATCAGGGTGCCCGGCCACGAGTCCAGTAGGTCCTCGATGGCCGCGAGCATGTCGGTGTCGAGGTCGTTGGTCGGCTCGTCGAGGATCAGCACGTTCGGCTCATCGAGCAGGATGAGCAGCAGCTGCAGGCGGCGCTTCTGACCGCCGGAGAGATCCTTCACGGGGGTCGAGAGCTGCGCGCTCGAGAACCCGAGCCGCTCGAGCAGCTGGCCGGGCGTGAGCTCCTGCGCCTTCGAGCCCGAGCCGATCGTGTAGCTCGAGCGCAGGCCGGCGATCACCGTGCGCACCGGCTGGTCGAGTACCTCGTCGAGCTCGTCGAGCCGCTGCGTCAGCGTCGCCACCTTCACGGTCGTGCCGCGCTTCACACGACCGGCGGTCGGGGCGACGGTGCCCGCGATCAGACCGAGCAGCGTCGACTTGCCCGCGCCGTTGACGCCGAGGACACCGGTGCGCTCGCCGGGCGCGATGCGCCACGTGAGGTCGCGCAGGATCGGACGATCGAACGACACGGAGACGTCGATCAGGTCGACGACGTCCTTGCCGAGGCGCGAGACCGCGAGGCGCTGCAGCGAGACCGCGTCGCGGATCTCGGGAACGTCTTCGATCAGCTGGTTCGCCGCGTCGATGCGGAACTTCGGCTTCGAGGTGCGGGCGGGCGCCCCGCGGCGAAGCCAGGCGAGCTCCTTACGGGCGAGGTTGCGCCGCCGAGACTCCGTCGCTGCGGCCATGCGGTCGCGCTCGACCCTCTGCAGGATGTACGCCGCATAGCCGCCCTCGAAGGGCTCGACGATGCGGTCGTGCACCTCCCACGTGGCGTTGCAGACCTCGTCGAGGAACCACCGGTCGTGGGTGACGACGACGAGCGCGCCGGATGCCGCAGCCCAGCGCGCCTTGAGATGACCC
Proteins encoded in this window:
- a CDS encoding family 1 encapsulin nanocompartment shell protein, yielding MTGHLLRRHAPITDEVWKLLDDEAKERLTVALGARHFVDVAGPLGWQHSATNLGRVGPAAPLGEGVIGRSRRVLPLTELRADFQLPQNELLDATRGAADVDLGSLDLAAHRIASAENEAVFHGWEAAGIVGIIPSSPHEPLVHDPGAIGFETVAATAVATLKSAGIDGPYGLALCPDDWTAVIEATDRGYPLLRHLGDVLEGPIEWIPGIHESVVLSTRGGDWLLELGEDLSLGYASHTAESVSLYLEESLSFRVATPEAAVAIRTRT
- a CDS encoding type II toxin-antitoxin system YoeB family toxin — encoded protein: MTWFGTIQQVTEDHAAVELVSRHGNAVRMVAPHRRTNRLIYDVTADQVIVLQARDHY
- a CDS encoding hemerythrin domain-containing protein; translation: MGAAGKTQNMPATALPPSGESPLTDLKTCDARGMLEVHRAFRKGFDEAIGLIDGVSSGDTAHADVVAQQLMLMSTTLHAHHESEDEHLWDMLDQRAPSCAAHVGRMKAQHAQMVVHLEALNRALPAWRASASATDAAPLRAALQGVSESLATHLPDEEANIVPVIEQVVTKKEIDWFAEHGRNSTPKGQGWYMLGAIISAQPGGGRDWVKQNLPAPGRLAWRLVGAPRYAKYRAALEGRSS
- a CDS encoding helix-turn-helix domain-containing protein — translated: MELRALEYFVAVAEEKSFTRAAFRAHVSQPSISQQVRALERELEETVVPDLLSLFHERFPRAEVELSGGTSLPLLDMVEQGELDAATSRSGTRCAR
- a CDS encoding glycoside hydrolase family 2 protein, whose protein sequence is MPRLCERVCRSSVTVITGHHIALTSLAADHASGTVRVRVETDAVTAATRSAHVRLTAPSGRTFETELRLGADGAGTTEFELIDPELWWTHDLGEPVLHEASVELREGDAVVDTVTDRIGLRTIELDRGTTDSRRFQFVLNGVPVFARGAAWLPASTLVGSVSAQTQRDRVLRAREGNLNMLRVWGGGIYEHDAFYAACDELGVLVWQDFMFACVDYPDADAMLRREVELEAAYQVRRLRNRASLALWAGNNEVQVLHLAAYQSVDEGDWGWHFFMETLPAAVAAHDGLTPYWPGSPYGEGQGILSINGTDDGDRHTWEVWHGMVIPGMTIGPDEYPTIGDARHWRRYAYDTARFVSEFGIHAAPERATLQRWLGDELEVHSPVFDLHNKDTPKDKGDELLAVTTGLPQGIDEYIAFTQAAQAEGMLFGIEHYRRRQPETAGALMWQFNDVWPGFSWSIIDFDGVPKAAYYAARRASAPVAVSFTDTADGGLELWLVNNAREAVDVDIDVEIGAFDGSDRATRRVIGRAETGQSVRVLEIPTIEVPRDARHYAWASSPSGVFPAARKHFAEVGALELPTPELSVVGTRGGLQIASRGYAYQVRIEHTTPGMRLSDNCFDLRDGDQVDVTVAGVDPASLTVTSYRVARR
- a CDS encoding MarR family winged helix-turn-helix transcriptional regulator: MGIADDAVEVRSRGWRTLAALHGLIEARLERELQARHQLSVVEFTVLDALSRQDGWHMRMQQLARAAALSSSATTRLVTRLEDRGLLTRILCVDDRRGIYTELTAVGLALLEDARPTHDRALEEALSEASKLPELAGLVDAVHAPAL
- a CDS encoding MFS transporter — translated: MPAALYALALGGFGIGLTEFVIMGLLPEVATDFGVTETVAGYLISGYALSVAVGGVVLTALLRRVDRKKALLGLLILFIAGNLLSAVAPSYDLMLIGRIIAALCHGAFFGIGAVVAADLVPENKRAAAIAVMFTGLTVANVAGVPLGTFLGQAAGWRSTFWAITAIGVIAFFGILVLVPATPADHGGRSVLEEFRIFRSVQVWLSMLVTVLGYGGMFGAFSYIAFTLTEVGGFASSTVPWLLVLFGVGLFAGNLLGGRFADRNLVTTLIVLMAALTVILAGFALTAGSKPATLAALVLMGGFGFATVPGLQMRIMNHAADAPTLASGANIAAFNIGNAFGAWVGGLTLAAGLGYTSPLWAGAAVTLAGLVAYLIAARVRGGELAKSPALAR
- a CDS encoding aldo/keto reductase, with product MSTIPTITLNNGVSMPQLGFGVFQVPDDQAQQAVETALEAGYRSIDTAAIYGNERGVGRALAAAGLPRNEVFVTTKLWTDDLGAGRARTALEASLDRLGLERVDLYLIHWPAPATDAYLETWQEFAGLVETGLTRVIGVSNFLPEHLERVAGLGGVIPAVNQIELHPALQNRETVAANAHHGIATEAWSPLAQGAVLDEQAVTQAAAAHRVTPAQVVLRWHLQHGNIVIPKSVTPARIAANLDVFSFDLTGEEIAGIDALERDGRTGPHPAAFNG
- a CDS encoding MarR family winged helix-turn-helix transcriptional regulator, translating into MPAPQDEVDRIVDAWLRERPDLDFTPLQVLSRVDRLSRHLEAARKQAFTRSSLQSWEFDVLAALRRAGAPYQLSPKALLQQTLVSSGTMTNRIDRLVERGFVQRSSDPADGRGVLVRMTRSGLTHVDAAITRLVDAEAGILNNLGAADRSRLSTLLRKLTVDFDESAK
- a CDS encoding 3-deoxy-7-phosphoheptulonate synthase; translation: MSNDLGAATFEPLPTPNQLKAELPISPEASARIARHRAEIDAIMQEQDDRLLVVVGPCSVHDPAAALDYARRLAPIAEKLKDDVLIVMRVYFEKPRSTGGWKGLINDPQLNGTHDIATGLRVARKLLLDIVELGLPTGTEFLEPVSPSYISDLVAWGAIGARTTESQIHRQMASGLGMPIGFKNATDGDVQVAIDGVTVAAQQHTTFGIDDDGRASVVTTRGNNAGHIILRGGRFGPNYGTHNVIHSARLLARAGLSPRIIVDASHANSGKSHIRQLEVAHELAAQIADGEPIAGVMVESFIEPGAQKLTDAGLAGLVYGKSITDACIGWDDTAALLEDLAAAARRAARLEPVDV
- a CDS encoding class I SAM-dependent methyltransferase codes for the protein MSTDVGGEWNRDAAYHPWIQRIAAEHAGDVLDVGCGDGLLAQRLAEVSRSVIGIDKDPVAIAQAHKRLCMVPNTDAAVSEFGTEWGLVPGSYDVVTMVSALHELPLVPTLERVVDLLKPGGTLVVVGVTAPATVVDRAVEWASVPYSRALELFYTWRGMYRPEFASAQPAKPAYSFADVADAAAELLPGAELHRGLLGRYRLRWAKPVTVAAPEAELGAMAAAAIQDRPDGESLDEQDAHVLARDDVDELSHLFDQTREVPTIEPGPVRRSA